Sequence from the Candidatus Dormiibacterota bacterium genome:
GGGCGTCGGCGGCGTGGGCGGCCGTCCTCGTTGGCATCGGATTCGTCGCGGCCGAGGCAATCCTCCTGCGTGCCTCCCTTGGCGACGACGAGGGCTCTTACTGGCAGTCGCTTCGTGCCCTCGCGCGCGGTGAGCCGCTGTTCAGCTCGGTCTTTGCCTCGCAGCCGCCCGGGTTTTACTACGCTTTTCTGCCGTTCTATCGGTTTGCGCACTCGCTGACGGGTCTGCGGGTCGGGGTCCTCCTCTTCGGACTGGTCGGATTAGCCGCGACGTATGTCGTCAGTCGGCTGCTGGCCGGTGACCTGGCTGGCCTGCTCGCCCTGGTGCTGGCGGCAACCAGCCCTGTTTACCTTCACCAGTCAGTGGTCTTGCAGGCCGATGGGCCGGCGGTTGCGCTGAGCACGGTTGCCATTGCGCTCGCTCTCGCCGCCGTCCGGGCCGATGGACGAGTGCGGGAACTGCTCGCCGCCGGTGCCGGGCTGACGCTGGCGCTGGCCGTGGGCATCAAATTGCTCGGCGCCGTCAGCCTCGTGCCGATCGCCCTGGTCCTGCTCGGCGCGACTCGCGGGCGCGGCCGGCTGGTCGCAGCGGCGATCGCTGGCGGGCTGCTCGGATCTTTCGTGATCCTGCTGCCAGCGCTGGCATCGCTGGGTGCCGCCGTCGACCAGTTGGTGTTGATGCATCTGCGTGCGGGAGCGGCGGAGAAGGGAGGCCTTGATGGCAATCTCGGATTCCTGCTAGTCCAGCGCGAACTGCCGTTAGAGGTGCTCGCCGCCCTTGGCGCCCTCGTCGCCCTGCTGCGCCGCGATCGCACGATCGTCATGCCCCTGGCGTGGGTCCTGGCTTCGGTGTTGGCCGTGCTCCTTTACCAGCCGCTGTTTCCGCATCATCTGGTGATGTTGTCGCCGGCGCTGGCGATGACGGCGGCCGTCGGCCTTGGGAATCTTGGCGAGCTGGGACGGGGCGCCCTGGTTGCGGCTGCCGCCCTGGTGCTGGTCACCGCGGCCACCGGCGCCGCAGTTGCCGTAAGCGAGGCAAGGGTGGCCCTTCGCCCGGATCTTCACGACGCTGAAATGGTGGCGGCGATCCGCGCGGCCAGCGGGCCGGGGGACTTCTGGATCAGCGACAACGCCTACGCGGTTGCGGCAGCCGACCGCGACATGCCGGGGTCGCTGGTCGACACCTCGGGCCAGCGGACTGAGGCCGTACTGCTCACGGTAGGTGACCTGGAGGCCGCCCGTGTGCGATACGACGTTCGGTGGGTGCTGGTCGACGGCCCCCGCCTCGACCGCGTGCCCGGGTTCCGCGGCTGGCTGGATGCTCACTTCCATGCCGTCGAGAGCCTGGGCGGCGGGGCGGTCGTCTACCAGCACTGAGCCCCGCCCGGGCACCTGACGTCCGATGGTGGATGGCCCTACGTAATTTCAGGTAGGAACGGCCCATCATTCACTGGTCCGTCACTTTTTCTGCGCAGACCGGGTTCACCGCCTTGACCTCCTGGGAACGACTGGATGCCACACTAAGCCCAGTCTCTTTCACAGGAGGTGACACCAATGTTTAGCACCATCTACAACAAGATCCGCAATCTGCTCAACCGTGAGGAAGGGCAGGGTATGGTCGAGTACGCCCTTATCCTCGTCTTGATCGCTGTCGTGGTCATCGTAGTTCTGATCATCCTCGGCAACCAGGTCAAGAACGTCTTCTGCAACATCTCGGGCGGTCTGGGCCAGTAGGCTCACCGCAAACGACAGAAAGGGTCCCAACGTGGGGCCCTTTCTCGTTTTACCGGAACTTTCTTTAGGCCGCGGTCTCTTCCGCGAGCCGGGCGGCGGTCTGCGGACTGCGGGTTCCGCGGAAGACGAGGACGGCCGTTACAAACCCCAGCAGCGCGATTCCCACGGCGACCAGGAATGCGGATCCGTAGCCAGCTGCTAGCGCGTGATTCAGCGCCGCATGCGTCGGAATGACGCCGGCCAGCTGATTCTTCGTCGCCGTCGCGGCAATCGTCCCGAGGAGCGCGATGCCGATGGATCCACCGATCTGCTGCCCGACGTTGAGGAGCGCCGAGGCGAGGCCAGACTCTTCCGAAGTGGTCCCTGCGACCGCCATCAGCGTGAGCGGGACGAAGATGTTGCCCATCCCGACGGCGATCAGCAGCATGGGTCCGACAAGACCGGTCAGGTAGCTCGTCTGGTCATTGATCTGCGAAAGCCAGAAGAGGCCGGTGGCGACCAGCAAGGGGCCGATCGTGATGAAGGGCCGCGGGCCGAACCGGCCGACCAGCCGAGCGACGATCTGCGCCGTGATGATGATGGCGGCGGTCAACGGGAGAAACGCCACGCCGGCGACCAGCGGGCTGAAGCCCAGGATGTTCTGCACGAACTGCGTCAGGAAGAAGAAGACGCCGAAGACGGCCACGCCGATGACGAGAGAGAGCATGTAGGCCCCATCGCGGTTGCGCTGCGCGAAAATGGTGAACGGCATCAGCGCGTGCCGGCTGCGCGACTCGATGGTCACGAACACGAGCAGGAGCAAAACCGCCAGCCCGAGCGCCATGAGCGTCACCATGTCCGTCCAGCCATAGGTGGCGGCGTGCGACAAGCCGTAAACGAGACTCACCATTCCACCCGTCACGGTCAGCGCTCCGGGCAGGTCGAGCCGGCCGGGCCGGCGGTGCGAGGAGGCCAGCACGCGCGGGGCCACGATCGCGAGCACGATGCCGATCGGCACGTTCACGAATAGGACCCATCGCCAGGAGGCAAAGTTCGTAAGCACCCCTCCGAGAAGCAGCCCGAGTGCGCCTCCGGCACCGGCAACCGCCCCATACACGCCGAGCGCCCGGTTGCGGTCCGGGCCCTCGCTAAAGGTATCGGCAATCAGCGACAGTGCCGTCGGCGCGACGATTGCCGCACCAATTCCCTGCGCCGCCCGGGCAATGATCAGCCAGGTCGCGCTGGTGGCAAAGCCACCGGCCAGCGAGCCGAGGGTGAAGACCACGATCCCGGCGGTGAACATCCGCCGCCGCCCGAAGAGGTCACCGGCCCGGCCGCCGAGGAGCAGCAAGCCCCCAAATGTGAGTGCGTAGGCGTTGATCACCCATTCCAGGCCAGTAGCGCTGAATTGCAATGCTTTCTGGATCGAAGGGAGGGCGATGTTCACGATGGTGGCGTCGAGGACGACCATCAACTGGGCCACCGCGATGACGGCGAGGGCGAGGCCGAGGTTGCGCGGCAGTGGATTGATCTTGTGATCGACGGTCGACGCGGTCGAAATCTCAGTGCTCATACAACGAGAACCGTTGCCTGCGGACGATTATTCAGATACTGACCCCCTACTTTTGGGGGACTCCGGTTCAATTCCCTCCCCCGCGGGTAGGGTGGGGGTCGTTAATCGGCATGGCTGCACAAGCTCGGCCGCGAAACTTGTGAGTTCTGCACGTTACCCCACCGCTCTCCAAGCCTCACAGTGAGGTCATGGCCCAGGTCGCTACGCGTCCACAGCCCCCACCCTACCCTCCCCCGCAAGCGGGGGAGGGAAATGGAGCGATTGGTGTCAATCCCGCTATGGCACAGGAAGCGACGCGTCTGTTCGCCGAACGGGGCGTCACCTTTGGCGTGCCCGAAGACGATGGCGGAATCTTGCATCGACCGATCCCCATCGACCCTCTCCCGCGCCGCCTCGCTGCCGCCGAATGGCACGCCCTCGAACGCGCGCTGGTGCAACGTACGCTCGCCCTCGATGCCTTTATCCAGGACGTCTACGGGCAGCAGCGCATCCTGCGGGCCGGGCGGATCCCGGCGCACCTTGTCTACGGGTCGGCGTCCTACCTGCGCGGCGCCAGCAGTCCGGCGGCGCAGCGCCCCGGACAGATTGCCGTCGCCGGCATCGACCTGGTCAAAGTCGATGGGCGCTGGCTGGTCCTCGAGGACAACGTGCGCGTGCCCTCCGGCATCAGCTATGCACTGGCCGCTCGCTGGGCGACGCGCAGGGTGCTGGGGCGGGCGATGCCGGCCTTCGGTGCCGCGCGGCTCGAGGATTACCCGCGACGACTGCGGGCGGTGCTTCGCGAGCGGGCGCCGTCGGATGGGGAGCTGGTCGTGCTCAGCCCGGGTCCACTCAACGCCGCCTATTACGAACACGAGGAGCTGGCGCGCCTGATGGAGGCTCCGCTCGTCACAGGAAAAGATCTTTTCGCCAGTCACCGCGGAGTCTGGCGGCTAAAGGGCGCGGAGCGTCATCCCGTGAGCGCCATCTACCACCGCTTCTCGCCGGATTACCTGGACCCCCTGGCGGGGTTCGGCGGGTCCGTGATTGGCGTCCCCTGCTTGATCGCTGCCTGGCGCAACGGCGAGCTAGGGCTCGCCAATGCACCGACCTGCAGCATCGCCGATGACAAGTCGCTCTTCCCCTACGTTCCCGACATGGTCCGCTACTACCTTGGCGAGCCACCGCTGCTGGAGCAGCCGTACACCCTGGATCTCACCGATCCTGCGCAGCGCCGGCACGCTCTCGCGCACTTCGAGGATTTCGTCTTCAAGCCGGTCGAGGGCAGTGGGGGGAAGGGGATCGTCTTTGGCCCGATCGCGCCGGCCGAGGAACGGGCGGCCACCGCCGCCGCCGTTGAGGCGGAGCCGGCAAGTCTGATCGCGCAACCGGCGCTCGATCTGGAGCGCCTGCCCTGCCTCATGACCGACGGCACCATCGAATGGCGTCGCTGCGACCTGCGGCCGTTCGTCTTGCTGGGATCGTCGCCCTGGGTGGTCCCGGGCGGCCTTACGCGGGTCGCGCCGACCACCGAGGCCTGGCTCGTGAATTCCTCGGCGGGTGGTGGGGTCAAAGACACGTGGGTAGCGGCCTGAACCTCTATGCCATCGCGCACTCGAGCCGCCATCGGTATCCGGCGGTGGCGCAGCGCAGCCGCAACGAGGTGCGCTTGCAGCCGCGAAAAACACGATCGCAGCGCCTGGAGCACTTTCACCTCGAGGTGAGTCCCGACGCCGAGCTGAGCTCGTCGGTCGACTACTTTGGCAACGCCGTCTGGTTGGTCTCGGTCGAGGCGCCGCATCTGGAACTCGTCATCACCGCGCACAGCGAGGTGCGCGTGCTGGCGACAGAGGAGGTTCACCTCGACCGTCCCTGGGAGCGCGAACGACTGGCCCGCGACCCGGCCCTCGAGTTTGCCCTTTCCAGTCCGCGCGTGCCGTGGTTGCCCGCGGTCGCCGAACTGGCCCGCACGCTGGAAGTGCACGCGGGCGATGGCGAGGCCCTGTACCTCGCGACTCGCCGCCTGCCCGAGCACCTCGCGTACCTGAAGGGCTCCACCAGCGTCATGACCAGCGTGGCCGACGTGCTCGAACGACGGGTCGGCGTCTGCCAGGATTTCGCCCATGTCATGCTTGCGTTATGCCGGTACCTCGGGTGGCCTGCGCGCTACGTCAGTGGCTACTGGGTCCCGGACGAGGACCTGGGGACCCTGGAGAGTCACGCTTGGGTAGAGGTGGCCACACCGGAGGGCGAGTGGGTCGGGCTGGATCCAACTTATGCGACCACCGTTCGTGATCACCATGTCTCGGCCGCTGTTGGCCGCGACTACGACGACGCGGCCCCACTGCACGGCGTCTTCGTGGCGGCCGAGCCGGGGGAAACGCCTGAGGTCGAGGTCGTGATCCGCCGGATAACGGCCCCCACCCTACCCTCCCCCGCAAGCGGTGGAGGGGAAAGTTGGGCCGAGCAGTGACGCAGCCATTGACCAGGCGCGTACGCGTTGGATGCCAAATCCGTTTCGAGGTTGCCGTGCCCACCCCGGCGGTTCTTCAGATGCAGCCTCGTGCCGACGGCCCCCACCGGGTCCTGCGCCAGGCGTGGGAAAGCGAGCCTGACGTTCCCCTCCATCACTACCGCGATCTCTATGGCAACGTCTGCTACCGCACCACTATGCCGGCGGGCTCGTTCCGGATCGGCTATGACGCCCTGGTCGAGGTGCCCGGTGGACCTGACGAGGTCGTGCCAGACGCCCCGCAGGTGCCGGTCGAGCAGCTGCCCGACGAGGTGCTGGTGTATACGCTGCCCAGCCGCTACTGCCTCTCGGACGTGCTGTCGAGCATCGCCTGGGAGCTGTTCGGATCGATCCCGCCGGGCTGGGGCCGTGTCCAGGCGATCTGTGACTGGGTCCATGATCACGTCCGTTTCCAGTTAGGGACCAGCAACCCGCTCACCACGGCACTCGACGTATACGAGCGGCGGGTGGGTGTGTGCCGCGACCTCGCGCACCTGGCCGTCACGTTCTGCCGCGCGCTGAACATCCCGGCGCGCTACGTTTTCGGCTATCTTCCTGACATCGACGTGCCGCCACCATACGCAAAGATGGACTTCGCCGCCTGGTTCGAGGCGTATGTGGACGGGCACTGGCGCACCTTCGACCCGCGCAACAACACCCCGCGCATCGGCCGCATCGTGATCGGGCGAGGACGCGACGCGCTTGACGTGGCGATGGTAACCACCTATGGTCTGGTGGACTTGAGGAAATTCGTGGTTTGGGCAGATGAGCTCCAACCCCCCAGTCAACCGTCTCGCGTTCCCGCCGCGGTGGGGGAGAGGAAAGAGGTTCCCTAGAAGTGCAGGAACGGCTGCCCCGCATCGATGCATCGATCGTGGCCCTCGATTCGTCGCAGATCAAGTCGCTCGGCCTCCTCAATCACACGGAGATCGATTGGGGTCGGGTGCAGCGCTCGGTGTACCTGATTCACCAGAACTTCCACTACGAGTACCCCGGGCCGATCGCGGACCTGAATCATCACCTCGTCGTCTTGCCGCCGAAGCGTCATGGCGACCAACGGCGGCTGCGCCACCAGCTAGACGTCTCGGTCTCTCCGATGACGGTTGCCAAGCGCCGGGATGTCTTCGGCAATGTGGTCCTCGACCTCCACGTCCCCTTCGTCGAAACCGCGATCGACTTCGAAGCTTGGATCGTGGTCGAGCGCTTCGCCCTTGGGCCACTTCGCATGCCCGGGACGGCGCTGACCGATCGCCGCTATCTCGATCCATCGCCGCTGACACAACCCGACGAGGCGCTGCGCGCGGTCGCCACCAGCCTGCGCATGGCCGGTGAGGACGCACTGCCGCTGGCGCGCCGCATCAATCGCTGGGTCTACGAGACGATGAGCTACGCGGCGGGCGTCACCTCGGTGGAGACCACGGCGGCACAGGCGCTTGCCCTGAGCCAGGGCGTCTGCCAGGATTACGCGCACATCATGCTGGCGCTCTGCCGCCTCTGCGAGCTCCCGGCGCGCTACGTGTCCGGGCATTTGCTGGGTGAAGGCGGGACGCATGCCTGGGTTGATGTGCTGGTTCCGGCGGCACCCACCCTGCCCTCCCCCGGAGGGGGAGGGAAAAATGCCCCCGAAGCGGTCGCGGTGGCCTTCGATCCGACCCACGGGCGGGAGGTCGGCCTCAGTTATGTCACGGTTGCGGTTGGGAGAGATTATCGGGACGTGGCGCCAACGTCGGGCAGCTATAAGGCGTCGCACAAGGGCCAACTCTCCAGCCAGCGGCGTGTAGGTCTCACCGCAGTGCAATACGCGCGCGAGCGGCGAAGCGTTCCGCACGCGCACGTCGAAACCGCCTGAGGCGACAACCCCGCTTTTAAGAACTCGTTTCAGAACGAGCGGCGACCAATCGCTGCGCGGCGGCCTGTGCGCCGTCGGTGCGCACGGCGCCGGCGATGAGTCGAGCACGGGCCGCCACGTCGGGCTGCAGGACGTGGCTGAGAGCCGCGGCCAGCGAGTCAGCGGTCGGTACGACGGGCGGGTGGGCGCTTCCGATTCCGAGCTGGGCGATTCGTTGTGCCCAATAGAACTGGTCGTAGTGCTGGGGGATGACGACCTGGGGTGCTCCGGCCCGCGCGGCCGCGGTCGTGGTGCCCGCGCCCCCGTGGTGCACGACGGCGGCGACCCGCTTGAAGAGCGCTTGCTGGTTGACCTCTCCGATGGACAGGCTATCGGGTTCTTTGTCCGGAAGTGCCAGGTCGGCCCACCCGCGGGACACGATCGCGCGGCGTCCGAGCGCCCGGGCCGCCCGGACCATGTTCTGGCTGAGGTCTTGCGGCGTGCGGATGCTGCCGAAGCCCAGATAGATGGGTGGTTCGCCCGCCTCGAGAAATGTCTCCAGCTCTGCCGACAGCGGACGCTGGTCCGGCAGGATCCAGGCGCCGGTCTGAATCACGTTCGGGTCCCCAGGCTCAGGCCAGGGCGCCAAGGTTGGGT
This genomic interval carries:
- a CDS encoding transglutaminase family protein translates to MPTPAVLQMQPRADGPHRVLRQAWESEPDVPLHHYRDLYGNVCYRTTMPAGSFRIGYDALVEVPGGPDEVVPDAPQVPVEQLPDEVLVYTLPSRYCLSDVLSSIAWELFGSIPPGWGRVQAICDWVHDHVRFQLGTSNPLTTALDVYERRVGVCRDLAHLAVTFCRALNIPARYVFGYLPDIDVPPPYAKMDFAAWFEAYVDGHWRTFDPRNNTPRIGRIVIGRGRDALDVAMVTTYGLVDLRKFVVWADELQPPSQPSRVPAAVGERKEVP
- a CDS encoding MFS transporter encodes the protein MSTEISTASTVDHKINPLPRNLGLALAVIAVAQLMVVLDATIVNIALPSIQKALQFSATGLEWVINAYALTFGGLLLLGGRAGDLFGRRRMFTAGIVVFTLGSLAGGFATSATWLIIARAAQGIGAAIVAPTALSLIADTFSEGPDRNRALGVYGAVAGAGGALGLLLGGVLTNFASWRWVLFVNVPIGIVLAIVAPRVLASSHRRPGRLDLPGALTVTGGMVSLVYGLSHAATYGWTDMVTLMALGLAVLLLLVFVTIESRSRHALMPFTIFAQRNRDGAYMLSLVIGVAVFGVFFFLTQFVQNILGFSPLVAGVAFLPLTAAIIITAQIVARLVGRFGPRPFITIGPLLVATGLFWLSQINDQTSYLTGLVGPMLLIAVGMGNIFVPLTLMAVAGTTSEESGLASALLNVGQQIGGSIGIALLGTIAATATKNQLAGVIPTHAALNHALAAGYGSAFLVAVGIALLGFVTAVLVFRGTRSPQTAARLAEETAA
- a CDS encoding glycosyltransferase, encoding MRVLLSTIGSRGDVQPLVALASELRELGQEVRLCAPPDFRDWIEALGIPFVPIGPEVRPFAISSPPAVRARPSPEQMRQIADATVATQFEVIPAAAEGCDILVGGGALQIALRSAAELRGIPYVYASYCPISLPSSHHAPPAWRGDSAPDGTPDNSKLWAEDAQRWNDSWGVALNAHRASAGLPPVANVRDYIFTGTPWIAADPTLAPWPEPGDPNVIQTGAWILPDQRPLSAELETFLEAGEPPIYLGFGSIRTPQDLSQNMVRAARALGRRAIVSRGWADLALPDKEPDSLSIGEVNQQALFKRVAAVVHHGGAGTTTAAARAGAPQVVIPQHYDQFYWAQRIAQLGIGSAHPPVVPTADSLAAALSHVLQPDVAARARLIAGAVRTDGAQAAAQRLVAARSETSS
- a CDS encoding circularly permuted type 2 ATP-grasp protein, whose amino-acid sequence is MAQEATRLFAERGVTFGVPEDDGGILHRPIPIDPLPRRLAAAEWHALERALVQRTLALDAFIQDVYGQQRILRAGRIPAHLVYGSASYLRGASSPAAQRPGQIAVAGIDLVKVDGRWLVLEDNVRVPSGISYALAARWATRRVLGRAMPAFGAARLEDYPRRLRAVLRERAPSDGELVVLSPGPLNAAYYEHEELARLMEAPLVTGKDLFASHRGVWRLKGAERHPVSAIYHRFSPDYLDPLAGFGGSVIGVPCLIAAWRNGELGLANAPTCSIADDKSLFPYVPDMVRYYLGEPPLLEQPYTLDLTDPAQRRHALAHFEDFVFKPVEGSGGKGIVFGPIAPAEERAATAAAVEAEPASLIAQPALDLERLPCLMTDGTIEWRRCDLRPFVLLGSSPWVVPGGLTRVAPTTEAWLVNSSAGGGVKDTWVAA
- a CDS encoding transglutaminase family protein; the encoded protein is MQERLPRIDASIVALDSSQIKSLGLLNHTEIDWGRVQRSVYLIHQNFHYEYPGPIADLNHHLVVLPPKRHGDQRRLRHQLDVSVSPMTVAKRRDVFGNVVLDLHVPFVETAIDFEAWIVVERFALGPLRMPGTALTDRRYLDPSPLTQPDEALRAVATSLRMAGEDALPLARRINRWVYETMSYAAGVTSVETTAAQALALSQGVCQDYAHIMLALCRLCELPARYVSGHLLGEGGTHAWVDVLVPAAPTLPSPGGGGKNAPEAVAVAFDPTHGREVGLSYVTVAVGRDYRDVAPTSGSYKASHKGQLSSQRRVGLTAVQYARERRSVPHAHVETA
- a CDS encoding transglutaminase family protein gives rise to the protein MGSGLNLYAIAHSSRHRYPAVAQRSRNEVRLQPRKTRSQRLEHFHLEVSPDAELSSSVDYFGNAVWLVSVEAPHLELVITAHSEVRVLATEEVHLDRPWERERLARDPALEFALSSPRVPWLPAVAELARTLEVHAGDGEALYLATRRLPEHLAYLKGSTSVMTSVADVLERRVGVCQDFAHVMLALCRYLGWPARYVSGYWVPDEDLGTLESHAWVEVATPEGEWVGLDPTYATTVRDHHVSAAVGRDYDDAAPLHGVFVAAEPGETPEVEVVIRRITAPTLPSPASGGGESWAEQ
- a CDS encoding glycosyltransferase family 39 protein translates to MGWRPRASAAWAAVLVGIGFVAAEAILLRASLGDDEGSYWQSLRALARGEPLFSSVFASQPPGFYYAFLPFYRFAHSLTGLRVGVLLFGLVGLAATYVVSRLLAGDLAGLLALVLAATSPVYLHQSVVLQADGPAVALSTVAIALALAAVRADGRVRELLAAGAGLTLALAVGIKLLGAVSLVPIALVLLGATRGRGRLVAAAIAGGLLGSFVILLPALASLGAAVDQLVLMHLRAGAAEKGGLDGNLGFLLVQRELPLEVLAALGALVALLRRDRTIVMPLAWVLASVLAVLLYQPLFPHHLVMLSPALAMTAAVGLGNLGELGRGALVAAAALVLVTAATGAAVAVSEARVALRPDLHDAEMVAAIRAASGPGDFWISDNAYAVAAADRDMPGSLVDTSGQRTEAVLLTVGDLEAARVRYDVRWVLVDGPRLDRVPGFRGWLDAHFHAVESLGGGAVVYQH
- a CDS encoding Flp family type IVb pilin, whose translation is MFSTIYNKIRNLLNREEGQGMVEYALILVLIAVVVIVVLIILGNQVKNVFCNISGGLGQ